The Janthinobacterium lividum genome has a window encoding:
- a CDS encoding N-acetylmuramoyl-L-alanine amidase, giving the protein MKKIALALLVALLSACTTPAPHLDHSLTARSQSPRVKFIVIHYTVSDLPRSIKILTEQVVSSHYLLTDTDKPKFYVLVDESRQANHAGVSNWKTYTQLNVSSIGIEIVNPGYKDTPEGRLWYPFPQAQIDELIPLLKDIQARYNIAPENILGHNEIAPQRKQDPGPLFPWRQLADAGLIVWPDANRVAAQRIIFEQQVPDAVWFQKKLAQHGYATPNTGVFDEATRNVLIAFQMKYRNTLFDGTPDGETAALLEVLTTPAPAVATK; this is encoded by the coding sequence ATGAAAAAAATCGCCCTCGCCCTGCTGGTGGCCCTGCTCTCCGCCTGTACCACGCCCGCGCCGCACCTCGACCATAGCCTGACGGCGCGCAGCCAGAGCCCGCGCGTGAAATTCATCGTCATCCATTACACGGTCAGCGACCTGCCCCGCTCGATCAAGATCCTGACGGAACAAGTAGTCAGCAGCCATTATTTGCTGACCGACACGGACAAGCCGAAGTTTTACGTGCTGGTCGACGAATCGCGCCAGGCTAATCACGCGGGTGTGAGTAACTGGAAGACTTATACACAGTTGAATGTCAGCTCGATCGGCATCGAGATCGTCAACCCCGGCTACAAGGACACGCCGGAAGGCCGTCTCTGGTATCCATTTCCGCAGGCGCAGATCGATGAGCTGATTCCGCTGTTGAAAGATATCCAGGCCCGTTACAACATCGCGCCGGAAAATATCCTGGGCCACAACGAAATCGCCCCGCAGCGCAAGCAGGATCCGGGTCCCCTGTTTCCATGGCGCCAGCTGGCCGATGCGGGCCTGATCGTCTGGCCGGACGCGAACCGCGTGGCAGCGCAGCGAATCATTTTTGAGCAGCAAGTGCCGGACGCCGTCTGGTTCCAGAAAAAGCTGGCCCAGCACGGCTATGCGACGCCGAATACGGGCGTCTTCGATGAAGCGACGCGCAATGTGTTGATCGCCTTCCAGATGAAATACCGCAATACACTGTTTGATGGCACGCCCGATGGCGAAACGGCGGCCCTGCTGGAAGTGCTGACGACGCCGGCCCCAGCTGTTGCAACAAAGTAG
- a CDS encoding M15 family metallopeptidase produces MSVASLQLEAVGSDPQFRHLSSIAGIAVDLRYATPDNFVGRDLYSPIDCAWLHRDAAAALEQAVAWLAAHRPDHHLLVLDALRPQRVQQQLWDALQGTELLGYIAEPSRGSIHSFGMALDITIVGPDGQELDMGTGFDDLSERSHPALELVLLEKGEITEEHVAHRRLLRDALFQAGFFGINSEWWHFDCGDRVLVRQTYTRVL; encoded by the coding sequence ATGTCTGTTGCAAGCTTGCAATTGGAAGCGGTCGGCAGCGATCCGCAATTTCGCCACCTGAGCAGCATCGCCGGCATCGCCGTCGACTTGCGCTATGCCACGCCCGACAATTTCGTCGGCCGCGATTTATACAGCCCCATCGATTGCGCCTGGCTGCACCGCGATGCGGCCGCGGCACTGGAACAGGCCGTGGCCTGGCTGGCCGCGCATCGCCCCGATCATCATCTATTGGTGCTCGACGCCTTGCGCCCGCAGCGGGTGCAGCAGCAACTGTGGGATGCGCTGCAGGGAACGGAGTTGCTGGGCTATATCGCGGAACCGTCGCGCGGCTCGATCCACTCATTTGGTATGGCGCTCGACATCACCATCGTGGGGCCGGATGGTCAGGAACTGGACATGGGCACAGGCTTCGATGATCTGAGTGAGCGCTCGCATCCGGCGTTGGAGCTGGTTTTGCTGGAAAAGGGAGAAATCACGGAGGAGCACGTGGCGCATCGCCGCTTGTTGCGCGACGCCCTGTTCCAGGCGGGCTTTTTCGGCATCAACAGCGAATGGTGGCATTTCGATTGCGGCGACCGGGTGCTGGTGCGCCAGACCTACACCCGGGTTCTCTGA
- a CDS encoding PQQ-binding-like beta-propeller repeat protein codes for MKKNLRWSTPGSYPGNPAYADGVIFAANNETLMLEARKEADGTLIWSWTAPSDARSFNSDVLVTNNLIFVSTATTTYAIDRTTHGSVWSYKASGKLAMSANGILYIKGDTTIVAINLK; via the coding sequence TTGAAGAAAAATCTGCGCTGGTCAACGCCGGGCTCTTATCCGGGAAACCCTGCCTATGCCGATGGAGTTATTTTCGCTGCGAACAATGAAACTTTGATGTTGGAAGCTCGTAAGGAAGCCGATGGCACGCTTATCTGGTCCTGGACCGCGCCTTCGGATGCTCGCAGTTTCAATAGTGACGTATTAGTTACAAATAATTTGATCTTTGTCAGTACTGCCACTACAACCTACGCCATAGACCGGACTACACATGGCTCTGTATGGAGCTACAAGGCTAGTGGCAAGCTGGCAATGTCGGCGAATGGCATCCTCTATATCAAAGGAGATACCACTATCGTGGCGATCAATTTGAAATAA
- a CDS encoding MFS transporter, with translation MELVKQTVAARANKPWLWIPSLYFGQGIPYVVVMTLSVIMYKNYGFSNTDIALYTSWLYLPWVIKPLWSPFIDMFRTKRFWIVGLQLVIGAALALVALTTSLPHFFQISLAIFWLMAFSSATHDIAADGFYMLGLEEHQQAAFVGVRSTFYRLAMIAGQGGLVYLAGYLTHATGNVQLAWSVVFAILAGLFIALFLYHYFVLPKPKEDRPSIQGAGISPLQEFIATFASFFKKKDILVILGFLLLFRLGEAQLLKLAAPFLLDPVAKGGLGLSTEQVGLVYGTIGVIALTLGGLLGGFIISRFGLKRCLWIMVLSVHLPDLVFVYLASALPSSIYVIAGGIALEQFGYGFGFASYMLYMIMVSDGAHKTAHYAICTGFMALGMMLPGMASGWIQQMLGYQHFFIWVCIATIPAFIMAALVKIDPEFGKKAEA, from the coding sequence ATGGAGCTAGTGAAACAAACCGTCGCGGCGCGCGCGAACAAGCCGTGGCTGTGGATCCCTTCCCTGTATTTCGGCCAGGGCATCCCCTATGTAGTGGTCATGACCTTGTCCGTGATCATGTACAAGAACTATGGTTTTTCCAATACGGATATCGCGCTGTATACCAGCTGGCTGTATTTGCCCTGGGTCATCAAGCCCCTGTGGTCGCCCTTCATCGATATGTTCCGCACCAAGCGCTTCTGGATTGTCGGCTTGCAACTGGTGATCGGCGCCGCGCTGGCGCTGGTGGCCCTGACGACGTCCCTGCCGCACTTTTTCCAGATCAGCCTAGCCATCTTCTGGCTGATGGCTTTCAGTTCCGCCACGCATGACATTGCCGCCGATGGCTTTTACATGCTGGGCCTGGAAGAGCACCAGCAGGCGGCCTTTGTCGGCGTGCGCAGCACGTTTTACCGCCTGGCGATGATCGCGGGCCAGGGCGGCCTCGTGTATCTGGCCGGCTATTTGACGCATGCGACGGGCAATGTGCAACTGGCCTGGTCCGTCGTGTTCGCGATTTTGGCGGGCCTGTTCATCGCCCTCTTCCTGTATCACTACTTCGTTTTACCGAAACCCAAGGAGGACCGCCCCAGCATCCAGGGCGCCGGTATTTCTCCGTTGCAGGAATTCATCGCCACTTTTGCGTCGTTCTTCAAGAAGAAGGATATTCTCGTCATTCTGGGATTTTTGCTGCTGTTCCGCCTCGGCGAAGCGCAACTGTTGAAGTTGGCCGCGCCCTTCCTGCTCGACCCCGTCGCCAAGGGCGGCCTGGGCCTCAGCACGGAACAGGTGGGCCTCGTCTACGGCACCATCGGCGTGATCGCTTTGACCCTGGGCGGCTTGCTGGGAGGCTTCATCATTTCCCGCTTCGGCCTGAAACGCTGTTTGTGGATCATGGTGCTGTCCGTCCACTTGCCCGACCTGGTCTTTGTTTACCTGGCCAGCGCCTTGCCCAGCAGCATTTATGTGATCGCCGGTGGGATTGCGCTTGAGCAATTTGGCTATGGCTTCGGTTTTGCTTCGTATATGTTGTACATGATCATGGTGTCCGATGGCGCGCATAAAACGGCCCATTACGCCATTTGCACGGGTTTCATGGCCCTGGGTATGATGTTGCCGGGCATGGCCAGCGGCTGGATCCAGCAAATGCTTGGCTACCAGCACTTCTTTATCTGGGTCTGCATCGCCACGATTCCTGCCTTCATCATGGCCGCGCTGGTCAAGATCGATCCCGAATTCGGCAAGAAGGCCGAGGCCTGA
- a CDS encoding BadF/BadG/BcrA/BcrD ATPase family protein yields MISIPANNIDTAVLGLGIDAGGTQTRWALATVDGAIVADSAVEGLSALQMGSDAGRAAMHATFTRLCQAVLAVGRPRAVVAGLTGFGGDDVALAQALAALLALDAADVSVCNDIEIAYRDSFDPGQGYLVYAGTGSIAAWIDTDGVFHRAGGRGVLLDDGGGGYWIAREALRHIWRREDEAPGSWQGSPMAGAVFAHLGGSDWSLSRAFMYGQDRGAIGRLALAVAASADADPLALDILQRAGQELARLALALTARYGPRPVVLAGRAAQLHPAIAVAMRAALPVSLMMEQKIARAHEAAAKLAARAASQRTGKN; encoded by the coding sequence ATGATTTCCATCCCTGCAAACAATATTGACACTGCCGTGCTCGGGCTGGGCATCGACGCGGGCGGCACGCAGACGCGCTGGGCCCTGGCCACCGTCGACGGCGCCATCGTGGCCGATAGTGCCGTGGAAGGCTTATCTGCCTTGCAAATGGGCAGCGATGCGGGCCGCGCGGCCATGCATGCCACTTTTACCAGGCTGTGCCAGGCCGTGCTGGCCGTCGGCCGGCCACGCGCCGTGGTGGCGGGCTTGACGGGCTTTGGTGGTGATGATGTGGCACTGGCGCAAGCGCTGGCCGCCTTGCTGGCGCTGGACGCCGCCGACGTCAGTGTATGCAACGATATCGAGATTGCCTATCGCGACAGCTTTGATCCAGGTCAGGGTTATCTAGTCTACGCTGGCACGGGCTCGATCGCCGCCTGGATTGATACGGATGGCGTGTTTCACCGCGCGGGCGGGCGCGGCGTGCTGCTCGACGATGGCGGCGGCGGCTACTGGATCGCGCGCGAAGCCTTGCGCCACATCTGGCGCCGCGAAGACGAGGCGCCCGGCAGCTGGCAAGGGTCGCCCATGGCCGGGGCCGTGTTTGCGCATCTCGGCGGCAGCGACTGGTCGCTGTCGCGCGCCTTCATGTATGGCCAGGACCGGGGCGCCATCGGCCGGCTGGCATTGGCCGTGGCTGCCAGTGCGGATGCCGACCCGCTGGCGCTGGACATCTTGCAGCGCGCAGGACAGGAACTGGCGCGCCTGGCGCTGGCCCTGACGGCGCGCTACGGTCCGCGTCCCGTGGTGCTGGCGGGCCGTGCGGCACAGTTGCACCCGGCCATTGCGGTTGCCATGCGCGCCGCTTTGCCGGTATCGTTGATGATGGAGCAAAAAATTGCCCGTGCGCATGAGGCTGCGGCCAAGCTGGCAGCCCGGGCAGCCAGCCAGCGTACTGGCAAGAACTGA
- a CDS encoding helix-turn-helix transcriptional regulator has product MIARQLLFLFSALGAINGIFLAVYFFSRRPRCLADCMLGALLLAVGVRTAKSAFLYFNPAIAIEFRQLGLSACLLIGPLTYLYVRSFLAGLTQLPAGRQWRWHLGLSFLLIGIGVAFPYSAYRPVWDLSSHAIHVFWLCYLLATAKLLWQSRHAWLNDGQRMATSSVLLLSVFAGSCVMLAAYASTPFTSYIVGALSFTFSLHVAVMVFLLRKETSTPADPKQKYQNSRLTHEDALAVLAALEQQMSGQKSYLNPNLTLAQLAKRAGCTQALVSQVLNDKLSKSFNTYINEYRIAEAKQVLTDEPQLNLDTVAERCGFNSSSTFYSTFKKVAGQTPASFRAQSSPAARAISA; this is encoded by the coding sequence ATGATCGCTCGCCAATTGCTGTTCCTGTTTAGCGCCCTTGGCGCCATCAACGGTATTTTCCTGGCCGTCTATTTTTTCAGCCGTCGGCCTCGCTGCCTCGCCGACTGCATGCTCGGTGCATTACTGCTTGCCGTCGGGGTGCGCACTGCCAAATCCGCCTTCCTCTACTTCAACCCTGCGATCGCAATCGAATTCCGTCAGCTAGGCCTGTCGGCTTGCCTGCTGATCGGTCCCTTGACCTATCTCTATGTGCGCTCTTTCCTGGCCGGGCTCACGCAACTGCCTGCCGGCCGACAATGGCGCTGGCATCTGGGCTTGTCCTTCCTGCTGATTGGTATAGGCGTTGCCTTTCCGTATTCCGCGTATCGTCCTGTGTGGGACCTGTCGAGCCATGCCATTCATGTGTTCTGGCTATGCTACCTGCTGGCAACTGCCAAGTTGCTCTGGCAAAGCCGCCATGCATGGCTGAACGACGGACAGCGGATGGCGACCAGCAGCGTGCTCCTGCTGAGCGTCTTTGCAGGCAGCTGTGTCATGCTGGCGGCGTACGCGAGCACGCCGTTCACGTCCTATATTGTCGGCGCCTTGTCGTTCACCTTCTCGCTGCATGTCGCGGTCATGGTCTTTCTGCTGAGAAAGGAAACCTCGACGCCTGCCGATCCGAAGCAGAAGTACCAAAATAGCCGCCTGACGCACGAAGATGCGCTTGCCGTGCTCGCTGCGCTGGAACAACAGATGAGCGGGCAAAAATCCTATCTGAATCCGAACCTCACCCTGGCCCAACTGGCCAAGCGGGCGGGATGCACGCAGGCGCTGGTATCGCAGGTGCTGAATGACAAGCTGAGCAAAAGCTTCAATACTTACATCAACGAATACCGTATCGCCGAAGCGAAACAGGTATTGACCGACGAGCCGCAACTGAACCTGGATACCGTTGCCGAGCGCTGCGGATTCAATTCCAGTTCCACCTTCTACTCGACCTTCAAGAAAGTGGCTGGACAGACGCCCGCCAGCTTCCGCGCCCAATCCAGCCCGGCGGCCAGGGCCATTTCCGCATGA
- a CDS encoding family 10 glycosylhydrolase: MLSTFKKRLGATAGVLAALATATLLSSCTSTKLPSAVTPGEAGLPAVPPVQHITGEVPPPAPREFRAAWVSTVANIDWPSRSNLPVAKQQAEAIAILDRAKSLNLNAIVLQVRPSADTIYPSQLEPWSEYLTGKQGQPPLPMYDPLAFWVAQAHVRGLELHAWFNPYRARHATAKSPLARDSFASTNPASVKQYGRYLWMDPGDAAASRHTTDVVLDVVRRYDIDGVHIDDYFYPYPIDAPGAGAGAETAALDAGNGGAKRELPFPDEPSWQQYLLAGGQLDRPSWRRQNVNQLIEALYTGIHREKSWVRFGISPFGIGRPDRRPAGIVGFSQYDKLYADAELWLAKGWLDYLSPQLYWPVAQAPQAFGVLLDYWLAQNPYGRHVWPGLYTSRIDNSAKSFTPQEIIKQIEVTRTRPGANGQVHFSMAPLMQNRKGVSEQLKANVYQSPALIPATPWLGKEAPGTPVLALRRDSTSLNVKLTAGGGKPVAQYAVWARYGEDWRFTVVTGVQGELTLVDDATGKVNAVVVSAVDRLGNESPRVTVRAPFTAPAK; this comes from the coding sequence TTGTTGTCTACTTTCAAAAAACGCCTGGGCGCCACGGCTGGCGTGCTGGCCGCGCTGGCCACCGCCACATTGCTCAGCAGCTGTACCAGCACCAAACTGCCCTCCGCAGTGACGCCGGGCGAAGCGGGTTTGCCGGCCGTGCCGCCCGTACAGCACATCACGGGCGAAGTGCCGCCGCCGGCGCCGCGCGAATTCCGCGCCGCCTGGGTCTCGACGGTCGCCAATATCGATTGGCCCAGCCGCAGCAATTTGCCTGTCGCCAAGCAGCAAGCCGAGGCGATCGCCATCCTCGACCGCGCCAAGTCCTTGAATCTGAACGCGATTGTGCTGCAGGTACGGCCCAGCGCCGACACGATTTACCCGTCGCAGCTGGAGCCGTGGTCGGAATACCTGACCGGCAAGCAGGGGCAGCCGCCGTTGCCCATGTATGACCCGCTGGCTTTCTGGGTGGCGCAGGCGCATGTGCGCGGCCTGGAATTGCACGCCTGGTTCAACCCTTACCGGGCCCGTCACGCGACGGCCAAGTCGCCGCTGGCGCGCGACAGTTTCGCTTCCACCAATCCGGCATCCGTCAAGCAATACGGCCGCTACCTGTGGATGGACCCGGGCGACGCCGCCGCTTCTAGGCACACGACCGACGTGGTGCTGGACGTGGTGCGCCGCTACGATATCGATGGCGTGCACATCGACGACTACTTTTATCCGTATCCGATCGACGCGCCTGGCGCCGGTGCGGGAGCCGAGACGGCCGCGCTGGATGCGGGCAATGGCGGCGCCAAGCGCGAACTGCCGTTCCCCGATGAGCCTTCCTGGCAGCAATATCTGCTGGCCGGTGGCCAGCTGGACCGCCCTTCCTGGCGCCGTCAGAACGTCAACCAGCTGATCGAAGCCTTGTATACAGGCATCCACCGCGAAAAGAGCTGGGTGCGCTTCGGCATCAGCCCGTTCGGCATTGGCCGTCCTGACCGCCGTCCTGCCGGCATCGTCGGTTTCAGCCAGTACGATAAATTGTATGCGGATGCGGAACTGTGGCTGGCCAAGGGCTGGCTCGACTATCTGTCGCCGCAGCTGTACTGGCCCGTGGCGCAGGCACCGCAAGCGTTTGGCGTGCTGCTCGACTACTGGCTGGCGCAAAATCCGTATGGCCGCCACGTGTGGCCGGGTTTATATACGAGCCGTATCGACAATTCCGCCAAGTCCTTCACGCCGCAAGAGATCATCAAGCAGATCGAAGTGACGCGCACGCGTCCCGGCGCGAATGGCCAAGTGCATTTCAGCATGGCGCCCCTGATGCAGAACCGCAAGGGTGTCAGCGAGCAACTCAAGGCGAACGTGTATCAGAGCCCTGCCCTGATTCCCGCCACGCCGTGGCTGGGCAAGGAAGCGCCCGGCACGCCGGTGCTGGCCTTGCGCCGCGATTCCACCAGCTTGAACGTGAAATTGACGGCGGGTGGTGGCAAACCCGTGGCGCAGTACGCCGTGTGGGCGCGCTATGGCGAAGACTGGCGCTTCACGGTGGTCACGGGCGTGCAGGGCGAGCTGACCCTGGTTGATGATGCCACTGGTAAAGTCAACGCGGTGGTGGTCAGCGCCGTGGACCGCCTCGGCAATGAAAGCCCCCGCGTCACCGTGCGCGCACCATTTACGGCCCCCGCCAAGTAA
- a CDS encoding PQQ-binding-like beta-propeller repeat protein: MNAKQTITFAGVVYIKAVSDSAVIDPDIVVTPLADATVDVQVKTSSTAKPGHYTGNISVNVCTDVLCANHLAGSPFKLPYEIDVVSPDGGVTAINLSELSQVADAPDWETFQGNAQHTAYVPVTLTPSAFNARWKWFAPAVEGRQSQPSTLVTGGGMIFLSTGKWYSSTGASFVTAYSEKDGSKVWSHSFNDLNFPMAQPPAFSNGNVYVSAGGQESTAMFGFDATTGRQLFKSKMSAQWPTYLAPTIFNGSIYTNGGSYGGLYSFSPVMGALNFFTQLEQYDGWTPALDAKNLYAYMNGSLKLIDPATGVLRGEIIDPTYSWNGYTNSAAPVIGANGLVLSVNLTSQKKME; the protein is encoded by the coding sequence ATGAACGCAAAACAGACTATTACATTTGCAGGAGTGGTATATATCAAGGCAGTTTCTGATTCGGCTGTCATTGATCCAGATATTGTGGTGACACCTCTAGCAGACGCCACAGTAGATGTTCAGGTTAAAACTTCCTCTACAGCCAAGCCTGGTCATTACACCGGTAATATTTCCGTTAATGTTTGTACCGACGTACTGTGCGCGAATCACCTTGCTGGATCTCCATTCAAGCTGCCGTATGAGATCGATGTGGTTTCACCGGATGGCGGTGTTACGGCAATCAATCTGAGTGAGTTGTCGCAGGTGGCCGATGCACCAGACTGGGAAACCTTCCAGGGAAATGCTCAACATACGGCTTACGTACCTGTGACATTGACGCCAAGTGCCTTCAATGCCCGTTGGAAATGGTTCGCTCCTGCAGTCGAGGGACGCCAGTCGCAGCCATCGACTCTGGTGACCGGCGGCGGCATGATTTTCCTGTCGACCGGGAAATGGTATAGCTCAACGGGGGCTTCATTTGTGACCGCCTATAGCGAAAAAGATGGTAGCAAGGTTTGGAGCCATTCCTTCAACGATTTGAACTTCCCTATGGCGCAGCCGCCTGCCTTCAGCAACGGGAATGTCTATGTTTCTGCGGGCGGACAGGAGTCGACGGCAATGTTCGGTTTTGACGCTACGACAGGCCGGCAACTTTTTAAATCCAAGATGAGCGCTCAGTGGCCTACCTACCTGGCACCGACTATCTTTAACGGTAGTATTTACACAAATGGTGGCAGTTATGGCGGTTTATATTCATTCAGTCCAGTAATGGGGGCGCTGAACTTCTTTACGCAGTTAGAACAATATGATGGTTGGACTCCAGCGCTCGATGCCAAAAATTTATACGCTTACATGAATGGTAGCCTGAAACTGATTGATCCTGCGACAGGTGTATTGCGAGGTGAAATCATTGACCCAACTTATTCGTGGAATGGCTATACCAACTCTGCAGCACCTGTGATTGGCGCCAACGGCCTGGTACTCTCGGTTAACCTCACCAGTCAAAAAAAAATGGAATAG
- a CDS encoding N-acetylmuramic acid 6-phosphate etherase has protein sequence MLKTETPSRRHPDLDLYPVEQLVAALVDDQFWAVEAVRLASPDIAAAITAALPRIAAGGRLLYVGAGTSGRLGVLDSVELNPTFSWPPERAVAILAGGAGAMFTAVEGAEDDLSQGERDLLALQPQANDVVILLAASGATPYVLGALLAARTAGALTIGIANNVDAPVAHEAQCGIVLDTGMEVISGSTRLKAGTAQKITLNTISSALMVGLHKTYGNLMVDLKPTNAKLIWRAVRLTMHATGASEAQARIVLEQCQFHVKVAIVALIKKINTNQAQALLAGADGSVRAALAA, from the coding sequence ATGTTGAAAACTGAAACCCCGAGCCGGCGGCATCCGGATCTGGACCTGTATCCGGTGGAGCAACTGGTGGCGGCGCTGGTCGATGACCAGTTCTGGGCCGTCGAAGCCGTGCGGCTGGCGTCGCCCGACATTGCTGCCGCCATCACGGCCGCCCTGCCCCGCATCGCCGCCGGCGGACGCCTGCTGTATGTGGGCGCCGGCACGTCGGGGCGCCTGGGCGTGCTCGACAGCGTTGAACTCAATCCCACGTTTTCCTGGCCGCCCGAGCGGGCCGTCGCCATCCTGGCAGGCGGCGCGGGCGCGATGTTTACGGCCGTCGAAGGGGCGGAAGATGATTTATCGCAAGGCGAGCGGGACTTGCTGGCCCTGCAGCCGCAAGCTAACGACGTGGTGATCCTGCTGGCCGCCTCGGGCGCCACGCCCTACGTGCTGGGTGCGCTGCTGGCCGCGCGCACGGCGGGCGCCTTGACCATTGGCATCGCCAACAATGTGGACGCCCCCGTGGCGCACGAGGCGCAATGCGGCATCGTGCTCGACACAGGTATGGAAGTCATTTCCGGCAGCACGCGCTTGAAAGCGGGCACGGCGCAAAAAATTACCCTGAACACGATTTCCAGCGCTCTGATGGTCGGTTTGCACAAGACTTACGGAAACTTGATGGTAGACTTGAAGCCGACCAACGCCAAGCTGATCTGGCGGGCGGTGCGTCTGACCATGCATGCCACCGGCGCCAGCGAGGCGCAGGCCAGGATTGTGCTGGAGCAATGCCAATTTCACGTCAAGGTGGCGATTGTTGCCTTGATCAAAAAAATCAACACAAACCAGGCACAGGCATTGTTGGCCGGCGCGGACGGCAGTGTGCGGGCGGCACTGGCGGCGTGA
- a CDS encoding LysR substrate-binding domain-containing protein, producing MRLRHIEVFHAIMQVGTISGAAQVLHISQPAVTKVLQHCELQLGMPLFERVRGKLYPKPEAHRLFVETEKLNRDLLGIRRLAASLKGHAVETIRLVSTPTIAISVLPFAMTEWRRDFPHTRCQLATHHTGEIVNTLRLGEADLAVSLQDPRHPGIVAEPIAQGVMTVIAPAGTWHAADCGTPLTAHGLNGELIGHADNDPLGELVVAACEAQDIHPVFSTVVQTYQIARSLVEAGAGMAVVDPFTAASGSPERLQRRPWAPAIPIQLYLLTASHSPLSHGARRLADSIGVAARNCLERGV from the coding sequence ATGCGGCTGCGTCATATCGAAGTGTTTCACGCCATCATGCAAGTTGGCACCATCAGCGGCGCCGCCCAGGTGCTGCATATCTCGCAACCGGCCGTGACCAAGGTCTTGCAGCATTGCGAATTGCAACTGGGCATGCCGCTGTTCGAGCGCGTGCGGGGCAAGCTGTACCCGAAGCCGGAGGCGCACCGTTTGTTTGTTGAAACGGAAAAGCTCAACCGCGACTTATTGGGTATCCGCCGCCTGGCGGCCAGCCTGAAGGGCCACGCGGTGGAAACCATCCGCCTGGTCTCCACGCCGACGATCGCCATCAGCGTCTTGCCGTTTGCCATGACGGAATGGCGGCGCGACTTTCCCCACACACGTTGCCAGCTGGCCACCCACCACACGGGCGAGATCGTCAATACTCTGCGCCTGGGCGAAGCGGACCTGGCGGTGTCGCTGCAAGACCCGCGCCATCCGGGCATCGTGGCCGAACCGATTGCGCAGGGCGTCATGACGGTGATCGCGCCGGCCGGCACCTGGCATGCGGCCGATTGCGGCACGCCCTTGACGGCGCATGGCCTGAATGGCGAGCTGATCGGCCATGCGGATAACGATCCGCTGGGCGAACTGGTGGTCGCCGCCTGCGAGGCGCAGGATATCCACCCCGTCTTTTCCACCGTGGTGCAAACCTATCAAATTGCCCGTTCCCTGGTGGAAGCGGGCGCCGGCATGGCCGTGGTCGACCCGTTTACGGCCGCGTCTGGCTCGCCCGAGCGGCTGCAGCGCCGTCCTTGGGCGCCAGCCATCCCCATCCAACTGTATTTATTGACGGCGAGCCACTCGCCGCTGTCGCATGGCGCGCGGCGCCTGGCCGACAGCATTGGCGTGGCCGCGCGCAACTGCCTGGAAAGAGGAGTCTGA